From the Kozakia baliensis genome, one window contains:
- a CDS encoding ABC transporter permease subunit, producing the protein MLALLCQFSAVMEYLLTPLAMMLSSIPVVAIIPVLSRLFGYHMTTLIIIVAIICFLPAFVYMHAGLRSVPAAVWMSSACSGLARGHGCCCFDCQHPCHPV; encoded by the coding sequence ATGCTGGCGCTGCTGTGCCAGTTTTCCGCAGTCATGGAATATCTGCTGACGCCACTTGCAATGATGCTGTCTTCCATCCCGGTTGTGGCCATCATTCCTGTTCTGTCGCGCCTGTTCGGGTATCACATGACAACGCTGATCATCATCGTGGCCATCATCTGTTTTCTGCCTGCCTTCGTATACATGCACGCGGGACTGCGGTCGGTTCCGGCGGCAGTCTGGATGTCTTCAGCGTGTTCGGGGCTGGCGCGCGGGCACGGCTGCTGCTGCTTCGACTGCCAGCATCCGTGCCATCCTGTATGA
- a CDS encoding ABC transporter permease subunit translates to MSGPGRPSPRSGSFFVSYIAGCTAIESAAPTHRDLFQIFGASPLRRLWLLDVPSALPALVTGLRQAVPVAFLGTILGEWFGSAHGLGLLILSAMENFQIALLWSTVILCCGLSLIIFVLLGYVERIVGRHYR, encoded by the coding sequence CTGTCTGGGCCGGGACGGCCATCGCCGCGATCGGGGTCTTTTTTCGTCTCCTACATCGCAGGCTGTACTGCGATTGAGTCGGCCGCGCCAACGCATAGGGACCTGTTCCAGATATTCGGCGCGTCCCCCCTGCGCAGGCTGTGGCTGCTTGATGTCCCGTCCGCCCTGCCGGCACTGGTAACCGGATTGCGGCAGGCCGTGCCAGTGGCTTTCCTGGGCACCATACTGGGCGAATGGTTCGGCTCCGCCCATGGTCTTGGGCTGCTGATCCTCAGCGCGATGGAAAACTTCCAGATCGCCCTGCTGTGGAGCACGGTCATCCTGTGCTGTGGGCTGTCACTCATCATTTTTGTCCTGCTTGGCTATGTCGAACGTATCGTGGGACGGCATTACCGATGA
- a CDS encoding ABC transporter substrate-binding protein gives MKWHRRSFLASLALCCAAAPGSTRAAETPSLPVVRLKLGWIANVQYAGEWIALDRGFFRDQGLDVTWTAGGPNAPDPAVMLAAGRADLSYMSWLPFLDAVARGNDLVILGTEMPRNPLGVISLPAHPVRVPRDLLGLRILAQGINETTSINAVLAIAGLPRQWTFVPAGFAPDPLLDGQGDAFVGFDTNQKLTLEMMGLKQDRDFIFTNFADLGFVTPAALLVTTRAYLTQNRPRVVAFLRALIQGWTFNETDPAVAARLVVEKYGEDYGFDLDQQILQNRSQIPFTHYRGMPSRPLLSLDRDMMVGPMYAAARAAGRTALPDIDRIADFTVVPEAFKGI, from the coding sequence ATGAAATGGCATCGAAGATCGTTCCTCGCCAGCCTTGCCCTGTGCTGTGCTGCGGCACCCGGTTCCACACGGGCAGCCGAAACCCCGTCCCTGCCGGTTGTCAGGCTGAAGCTCGGCTGGATTGCCAATGTCCAGTACGCAGGCGAATGGATTGCCCTTGATCGCGGGTTTTTCCGTGATCAGGGGCTGGATGTCACATGGACAGCGGGCGGCCCCAATGCGCCAGACCCGGCCGTCATGCTGGCGGCGGGACGGGCCGACCTGTCCTACATGTCATGGCTGCCGTTTCTGGATGCGGTCGCACGTGGCAATGACCTTGTGATACTCGGCACCGAAATGCCCCGCAATCCGCTCGGGGTCATTTCACTGCCCGCCCACCCCGTGCGTGTGCCGCGCGACCTGCTTGGCCTGCGCATCCTTGCACAGGGCATTAACGAGACGACGTCAATCAATGCCGTGCTCGCCATTGCGGGCCTGCCCCGGCAATGGACCTTCGTCCCGGCCGGTTTTGCCCCCGATCCGCTGCTTGACGGGCAGGGCGACGCGTTCGTGGGGTTCGATACCAACCAGAAGCTCACGCTTGAAATGATGGGCCTGAAACAGGACAGGGACTTCATTTTCACGAATTTCGCCGATCTGGGATTCGTCACCCCTGCCGCCCTTCTGGTGACGACCCGCGCCTACCTTACGCAGAACCGGCCCCGCGTCGTGGCCTTCCTGCGTGCGTTGATACAGGGGTGGACCTTCAACGAAACCGATCCCGCGGTCGCTGCCCGTCTGGTGGTTGAAAAATATGGCGAGGATTACGGCTTCGACCTTGACCAGCAGATCCTGCAGAACAGGAGCCAGATCCCCTTCACCCATTATCGCGGCATGCCGTCGCGCCCGCTTCTCTCCCTCGATCGGGACATGATGGTCGGGCCGATGTATGCCGCCGCCCGCGCGGCGGGGCGCACGGCCCTGCCCGATATCGACCGGATTGCCGATTTCACGGTTGTTCCCGAAGCCTTTAAAGGAATTTGA